Proteins encoded together in one Ammospiza nelsoni isolate bAmmNel1 chromosome Z, bAmmNel1.pri, whole genome shotgun sequence window:
- the MINAR2 gene encoding major intrinsically disordered NOTCH2-binding receptor 1-like, with product MDLSVLPNNNHPDKFLQLEVKSLVKNSAFLPANWAKFPEAALPGVQRWHNRIYLQREKKTVTELPGLDLNRVSQEIIDKSLGKHITPITLKSTIKSNPLYSDIHVDDDWEEKKKTPSWTVQDYDRQSLHSNLASHIKENPNDLQFWMGDIYTPGYDTLLKKKEREKKHSKYCRIVLLMILAICILLSVITLSILLT from the exons ATGGACCTCTCCGTTTTGCCAAACAACAACCATCCTGATAAATTCCTGCAACTGGAAGTTAAATCTTTAGTGAAAAACTCTGCCTTTTTACCAGCCAACTGGGCAAAATTCCCAGAAGCAGCTTTACCTGGAGTGCAGCGGTGGCACAACAGGATCTATTTACAG agagaaaagaaaactgtCACCGAGCTGCCAGGCTTAGACTTGAACAGGGTCAGTCAAGAAATAATAGACAAATCACTGGGGAAACACATTACTCCCATCACCCTGAAATCCACAATCAAGAGCAACCCACTGTACAGTGACATTCATGTGGATGATGActgggaggagaagaaaaagaccCCTTCCTGGACTGTGCAAGACTATGACAGACAGTCACTGCACTCTAACTTGGCCAGCCACATAAAG GAAAATCCTAATGATCTACAGTTCTGGATGGGGGATATTTATACTCCTGGGTATGATACCTTGTTAAAAAAGAAGGAGCgagaaaaaaaacattcaaaatattGCCGTATCGTTCTGCTCATGATACTAGCCATTTGCATTCTACTTTCTGTAATCACACTTAGTATTTTACTTACTTAA